A region from the Mya arenaria isolate MELC-2E11 chromosome 2, ASM2691426v1 genome encodes:
- the LOC128214276 gene encoding uncharacterized protein LOC128214276 yields MTVRDTKRDHHSLDFPDLDLIQLQHLQEAIKVNLCAFVDDLSLEGGEVLDRLVDEEYYSIRCRSTPRDMSTRICIMKATVDIRDIADALLSKEMIQDELYEEIVQAESPQNLRPHFWECIIEHIKGSSDQRNDIKVLIECLKKQYSHIASCLTDVECHTVLQCCFCTYRRRNKGKRLRESYYFQTETDASATSERSEFSDSESLESSYYSYHGEEEVTMRPKERRSTDRKKKIQEFNTFLRNDYNPNKMLKDAEETDVKQTASRKSRVVLFDIKEVNDEKTGPTHETSVTRPFKQVQHEQVQEKDQSEKIISNGQAKGAHCRENTTQTSIEGLHHELDDKCSQSNDISLNGPSAMSYKDTSAILEKHNVMDVKYNSNDSANDAYANTSRPHLDFRSGKSRDDKDYNESTKLTSILGASKISSDSESRVKTMISLFTEKASKNS; encoded by the exons ATGACTGTACGAGACACCAAGCGTGACCACCATT CTTTGGACTTTCCCGATCTTGACCTGATACAGTTGCAACACCTTCAGGAAGCTATCAAAGTTAACCTGTGCGCGTTTGTGGATGATTTGTCACTAGAGGGAGGAGAGGTCCTAGACAGATTAGTTGATGAAGAGTACTACAGTATTCGATGTCGATCGACGCCAAGGGATATGT CCACCAGGATCTGTATCATGAAAGCTACAGTAGATATACGAGATATTGCAGATGCACTTCTCAGCAAAGAAATGATACAGGATGAACTGTATGAGGAGATAGTACAAGCTGAAAGCCCACAGAACTTACGTCCACATTTTTGGGAATGTATTATTGAACACATAAAGGGTTCGTCAGATCAACGGAATGATATTAAAGTCTTAATTGAGTGTCTGAAAAAGCAATATTCTCATATAGCGTCATGTCTAACTGACGTAGAATGTCATACGGTACTCCAATGTTGCTTTTGTACATATCGCAGGCGTAACAAGGGCAAAAGACTACGAGAAAGCTACTACTTCCAAACTGAAACTGATGCTAGTGCGACATCTGAAAGATCAGAGTTTAGTGACAGTGAGAGTTTAGAGTCATCTTACTATAGTTATCATGGAGAGGAGGAGGTTACCATGAGGCCTAAAGAAAGAAGGTCTACAgacagaaaaaagaaaatacaagaatttAATACTTTCCTGAGAAACGACTATAATCCAAACAAGATGCTAAAGGATGCTGAAGAAACTGATGTAAAACAAACTGCTTCACGTAAAAGTAGAGTAGTCCTTTTTGACATCAAAGAAGTTAATGATGAAAAGACTGGTCCAACGCATGAAACTTCCGTTACCCGTCCTTTTAAACAGGTTCAACATGAACAAGTTCAAGAAAAAGATCAATCTGAAAAGATTATTTCTAACGGTCAAGCTAAAGGTGCACATTGTAGAGAAAATACAACACAGACATCAATTGAAGGTTTGCATCATGAACTCGACGACAAATGTTCACAGAGTAATGACATAAGTCTGAATGGTCCAAGTGCCATGTCATACAAAGATACATCTGCAATACTGGAAAAGCACAATGTTATGGACGTGAAATATAACTCAAATGACTCAGCTAACGATGCGTATGCTAATACTAGTAGACCACATTTAGACTTCCGCTCTGGAAAAAGTCGTGACGATAAAGATTACAATGAGTCAACAAAGTTGACTTCCATACTCGGTGCCAGTAAGATTTCTAGCGACTCTGAATCTAGAGTGAAAACTATGATAAGTTTATTCACAGAAAAAGCTTCTAAGAATTCTTAG